One part of the Ralstonia pickettii genome encodes these proteins:
- the pyrE gene encoding orotate phosphoribosyltransferase — MSQNSELRQSFIRFAVEAGVLSFGEFVTKAGRTSPYFFNAGKFADGALLGQVAQFYAKTLLDSGVEFDMLFGPAYKGITLASATAVALAGLGRNVGFAYNRKEAKDHGEGGSLVGAKLQGRVVIVDDVISAGTSVRESVELIRAAGATPAAVLILMDRMERSGNAVDIGERSAVQDVQAQYGMPVVSIANLDDLLGYLDNAGDPALAGYREKAAAYRDKYGVSAI, encoded by the coding sequence ATGAGCCAAAACAGCGAGTTGCGCCAATCCTTCATCCGCTTTGCGGTGGAAGCCGGCGTGCTGTCGTTCGGGGAATTCGTGACCAAGGCGGGGCGGACGTCGCCCTATTTCTTCAACGCCGGCAAGTTCGCAGACGGCGCCCTGCTGGGCCAAGTCGCGCAATTCTATGCGAAAACCCTGCTGGACTCGGGTGTCGAGTTCGACATGCTGTTCGGGCCGGCCTACAAGGGCATCACGCTCGCGTCGGCCACCGCCGTGGCGCTCGCAGGCCTGGGCCGCAATGTGGGCTTTGCGTACAACCGCAAGGAAGCCAAGGACCACGGCGAAGGCGGCAGCCTGGTCGGCGCGAAGCTGCAGGGCCGGGTGGTGATCGTCGATGACGTGATCTCTGCCGGCACCTCGGTGCGCGAGTCCGTCGAGCTGATTCGCGCCGCCGGCGCGACCCCGGCTGCTGTGCTGATCCTGATGGATCGGATGGAGCGCAGCGGCAACGCCGTGGATATCGGCGAGCGCTCTGCGGTGCAGGATGTGCAGGCGCAGTACGGCATGCCGGTGGTGTCGATTGCGAATCTGGATGACCTGCTTGGGTATCTGGATAACGCGGGCGACCCGGCGCTGGCTGGGTATCGGGAAAAGGCTGCTGCTTATCGGGATAAGTACGGCGTTAGCGCGATCTGA
- a CDS encoding muropeptide transporter: MTFHDYLDIFRNRRIGAMLLLGFASGLPLALTSGTLQAWMTVEGLDIRTIGLFSLVGQAYIFKFLWAPLMDRFTPPLMGRRRGWLVLTQAGLVASIAAMAFTPPHAALWALAGLAVLVAFLSASQDIVFDAYSTDVLHTSERGVGAAVKVLGYRLAMLVSGGLALYLADRVMGWSNMYLLMAGLMALGIITTLWSPEPEVSARPPRSLQEAVVGPLRDFFSRRGAWALLALIVLYKLGDAFAGSLSTTFLIRGVGFSAGEVGIVNKTLGLAATIVGALYGGTLMVRLGLVRALLIFGVLQAVSNLGYWVLAVTPQHLWTMAVAIGIENICGGMGTAAFVALLMALCNRSFSATQYALLSALASIGRVYVGPTSGYLVEAYGWPAFYLMTVVFAFPGLALLWWMRGTIGRYEAEQNERALEANAAKAASA, translated from the coding sequence ATGACCTTCCACGATTACCTCGATATTTTCCGCAACCGCCGCATCGGCGCCATGTTGTTGCTGGGCTTTGCCTCCGGCCTGCCGCTGGCGCTCACCTCGGGCACGCTGCAGGCGTGGATGACGGTGGAAGGGCTGGATATCCGCACCATCGGGCTGTTCTCGCTGGTGGGGCAGGCCTATATCTTCAAATTCCTGTGGGCGCCGTTGATGGACCGCTTCACGCCGCCGCTGATGGGCCGTCGGCGCGGCTGGCTGGTGCTCACGCAGGCTGGGCTGGTGGCGTCGATTGCAGCCATGGCCTTCACGCCGCCGCACGCCGCGCTCTGGGCGCTGGCGGGGCTGGCGGTGCTGGTGGCGTTTTTATCCGCGTCGCAGGACATCGTCTTCGATGCCTACAGCACCGATGTGCTGCATACGAGCGAGCGCGGCGTCGGCGCGGCCGTGAAGGTTCTGGGTTATCGGCTGGCGATGCTGGTGTCGGGCGGCCTGGCGCTGTATCTCGCCGATCGCGTGATGGGCTGGAGCAACATGTATCTGCTGATGGCCGGGTTGATGGCGCTGGGCATCATCACGACGCTGTGGTCGCCCGAGCCGGAGGTATCGGCGCGCCCACCGCGCAGCCTGCAGGAAGCGGTGGTCGGCCCGCTGCGGGACTTTTTCTCGCGCCGTGGCGCCTGGGCGCTGCTGGCGCTGATCGTGCTCTACAAGCTGGGCGATGCGTTTGCGGGCAGCCTGTCCACCACGTTCCTGATCCGCGGTGTCGGCTTTTCCGCGGGTGAGGTCGGCATCGTCAACAAGACGCTCGGCTTGGCCGCCACCATCGTGGGCGCGCTGTATGGCGGCACGCTGATGGTCCGGCTGGGGCTGGTGCGCGCGCTGCTGATCTTCGGCGTGCTGCAGGCGGTGTCGAACCTCGGCTACTGGGTGCTGGCGGTGACGCCGCAGCACCTGTGGACGATGGCGGTGGCCATCGGCATCGAGAACATCTGCGGTGGCATGGGCACGGCGGCCTTTGTGGCGCTGCTGATGGCGCTGTGCAACCGGTCGTTCTCGGCGACGCAGTATGCGTTGCTGTCGGCGCTGGCCTCCATCGGCCGCGTGTACGTCGGGCCCACTTCGGGCTACCTCGTTGAAGCCTACGGCTGGCCCGCGTTCTATCTGATGACCGTGGTGTTTGCCTTCCCGGGCCTGGCGCTGCTGTGGTGGATGCGCGGCACGATCGGCCGCTACGAAGCCGAGCAGAACGAACGCGCCTTGGAAGCCAACGCGGCCAAGGCCGCGTCAGCCTGA
- the argC gene encoding N-acetyl-gamma-glutamyl-phosphate reductase: protein MAFKVFVDGQEGTTGLRLLDYLSQRDDIELLRIAEDKRKDSAERAKFLNAADVAFLCLPDVASREAVSLVNNPNTCIIDASTAFRTSDDWVYGLPELAQGQRERLRNTKRIAVPGCHASAFVLLMRPLVDAGIVPADYPVTAFSLTGYSGGGKAMIADYLAANNPKLDSPRPYALALAHKHLPEMRVQSKLSLAPIFTPVVGNFLKGLAVTIGLHPQHLARKVSPADIARVLADYYQGEQFIRVAPADNVATLDNGFFDVQGANDTNRADLFVFGSDERMVVTARLDNLGKGAAGAAVQCMNVHLGVDEATSLHVEAPIPAAGAEHAVREAAPGFAS from the coding sequence ATGGCATTCAAGGTTTTCGTCGACGGTCAGGAAGGCACCACCGGCCTACGCCTGCTCGATTATCTGTCGCAGCGCGACGATATCGAGCTCCTGCGCATCGCCGAAGACAAGCGCAAGGATTCAGCCGAGCGCGCCAAATTCCTGAATGCCGCCGATGTCGCATTCCTGTGCCTGCCCGACGTCGCCTCGCGCGAGGCCGTCTCGCTGGTCAACAACCCGAACACCTGCATCATCGACGCCAGCACCGCGTTCCGCACGTCGGACGACTGGGTCTACGGCCTGCCCGAACTGGCCCAGGGTCAGCGCGAGCGCCTGCGTAACACCAAGCGCATCGCCGTGCCGGGCTGCCACGCCAGTGCGTTCGTGCTGCTGATGCGTCCGCTGGTGGACGCGGGCATCGTCCCGGCCGACTACCCGGTCACCGCGTTCTCGCTCACCGGTTACAGCGGTGGCGGCAAAGCGATGATTGCCGACTACCTCGCCGCCAATAATCCGAAGCTCGACAGCCCGCGTCCGTACGCGCTGGCGCTGGCGCACAAGCACCTGCCGGAGATGCGCGTGCAGAGCAAGCTGTCGCTCGCACCGATCTTCACGCCGGTCGTCGGCAATTTCCTCAAGGGCCTGGCCGTGACGATCGGCCTGCACCCGCAGCACCTGGCCCGCAAGGTGAGCCCGGCGGACATCGCCCGCGTGCTGGCCGATTACTACCAGGGCGAGCAGTTCATCCGCGTGGCGCCGGCTGACAACGTTGCGACGCTCGACAACGGCTTCTTCGACGTGCAGGGCGCCAACGACACCAACCGTGCCGACCTGTTCGTGTTCGGTTCGGACGAGCGCATGGTCGTCACGGCGCGTCTGGACAACCTGGGCAAGGGCGCGGCCGGTGCGGCGGTGCAATGCATGAACGTGCATCTGGGCGTGGATGAAGCGACCAGCCTGCATGTGGAAGCGCCGATTCCCGCAGCTGGCGCCGAGCACGCCGTGCGCGAAGCCGCGCCGGGTTTCGCGAGCTGA
- a CDS encoding exodeoxyribonuclease III, with translation MLRIISANLNGVRSAASKGFFDWMGKQDADFVCVQELKCAQDDMTPEFLAPHGYHGVFQHAVKKGYSGAGLYTRHKPDEVIVGFDNGEFDAEGRYVEARYGKLSVISVYVPSGSSGEERQQAKFRFMDLFMEHLKDLRHEKGREVVLCGDVNIVHKEIDIKNWKGNQKNSGCLPEERAWLTKLFDEVGYVDVFRTLDQRPEQYTWWSNRGQAYAKNVGWRIDYQIATPGIAATARRASIFKDIKFSDHAPLTIDYDTKPHW, from the coding sequence ATGTTACGCATCATTTCCGCCAACCTCAACGGCGTGCGCTCCGCTGCCAGCAAAGGCTTTTTTGATTGGATGGGCAAGCAGGACGCCGACTTCGTCTGCGTGCAGGAACTGAAATGCGCGCAAGACGACATGACCCCGGAATTTCTGGCGCCGCACGGCTATCACGGCGTGTTCCAGCACGCGGTAAAGAAAGGCTACAGCGGCGCGGGCCTGTACACGCGCCACAAGCCAGACGAAGTCATCGTCGGCTTCGATAACGGCGAGTTCGATGCCGAAGGCCGCTACGTCGAGGCCCGCTACGGCAAGCTGTCGGTCATCTCGGTCTACGTGCCGTCGGGCTCCAGCGGCGAAGAGCGTCAGCAGGCCAAGTTCCGCTTCATGGACCTGTTCATGGAGCACCTCAAGGACCTGCGCCACGAAAAGGGCCGCGAGGTCGTGCTGTGCGGCGACGTCAACATCGTGCACAAGGAAATCGACATCAAGAACTGGAAGGGCAACCAGAAGAACTCCGGCTGCCTCCCTGAAGAGCGCGCGTGGCTGACCAAGCTCTTCGATGAGGTCGGCTACGTGGACGTGTTCCGCACGCTCGACCAGCGCCCCGAGCAGTACACGTGGTGGAGCAACCGCGGCCAGGCATACGCGAAGAACGTCGGGTGGCGGATCGATTACCAGATCGCCACGCCGGGCATTGCCGCCACGGCACGCCGCGCGTCGATCTTCAAGGACATCAAGTTCAGCGACCACGCGCCGCTGACGATCGATTACGACACGAAGCCGCACTGGTAA
- a CDS encoding DUF6630 family protein: MLKRFKHLFSRPASTPVSEDPLRDDDILRDDFSPSAETLDALAEFVRLVGSPCGQAEADQIADSVRTGDLPGDDIAGLLTWSLARNLGDGAPWTLAISVDWKAWDEIEWQAEKLLDTLGIGARWEWARAEAERTVADGLLDFGAWLRPHGYELLHVDTGGDDYFAFPIRADLLQEARLYAERAGLKIEQADDFRASQGLSL; encoded by the coding sequence ATGCTGAAGCGATTCAAACACCTGTTCAGCCGGCCTGCGTCGACACCGGTATCGGAAGATCCGCTGCGCGACGACGACATCCTGCGGGACGACTTCTCTCCCAGCGCGGAAACGCTCGATGCCCTCGCCGAATTCGTGCGCCTTGTAGGAAGCCCGTGCGGGCAGGCTGAGGCCGATCAGATAGCCGATTCCGTACGAACCGGTGACCTCCCCGGCGACGACATCGCCGGCCTGCTGACATGGTCACTCGCCCGAAACCTGGGAGATGGCGCCCCGTGGACGCTGGCCATCTCGGTCGATTGGAAAGCCTGGGATGAAATCGAATGGCAGGCAGAGAAGCTGCTCGACACGCTCGGCATCGGGGCGCGTTGGGAATGGGCCCGCGCTGAAGCCGAGCGCACCGTTGCCGACGGCCTGCTCGATTTTGGCGCGTGGCTGCGTCCGCATGGCTACGAATTGCTGCACGTCGACACTGGCGGCGACGACTACTTTGCGTTTCCCATCCGGGCGGATTTGCTGCAAGAGGCCCGCCTGTACGCCGAGCGAGCAGGGTTGAAAATCGAACAGGCAGACGACTTCCGCGCGTCGCAAGGGCTGTCGCTCTAG
- a CDS encoding prohibitin family protein: MPQVTASKLPVKLLALVFGAVAALVIGRTFLLNWQIIPPGYTGIKINRLVDRGITHENVVTGFVFYNPVQTAIIQYPTYVQRVIWTQDVNEGRALNEELTFNTKDAVPVNVDVAVSYQLDREKVPAFYTNFRADRIETFTHGYLRDTARNVIVVMGSEYNFDDVNGGKKEEFVARLTKELDTRLAPLGVSIKQFGIVGSLRPPRALLDAVSAKTKAIQDAIRTENEVRSAQAEAKKKVAIAEGEAAANHALASSLDDRLLAWERLKLERAAIEKWNGVTPSVMAGGNGGGMLFNIPAGAQSK, translated from the coding sequence ATGCCTCAAGTCACGGCAAGCAAGCTGCCGGTCAAACTGCTCGCGCTCGTCTTCGGCGCCGTCGCGGCGCTGGTGATCGGGCGGACTTTCCTGCTGAACTGGCAGATCATTCCGCCCGGCTACACGGGCATCAAGATCAACCGGCTCGTCGATCGCGGCATCACGCATGAAAACGTCGTCACCGGGTTCGTGTTCTACAACCCCGTGCAGACGGCGATCATTCAGTACCCGACTTACGTGCAGCGCGTGATCTGGACGCAAGACGTGAACGAAGGCCGCGCCCTCAACGAAGAACTGACGTTCAACACGAAGGACGCCGTGCCCGTCAACGTGGACGTGGCTGTCTCGTACCAGCTCGACCGCGAGAAGGTGCCGGCCTTCTACACCAACTTCCGCGCCGATCGCATCGAGACGTTCACGCACGGCTACCTGCGCGACACCGCGCGCAACGTGATCGTCGTCATGGGCTCGGAATACAACTTTGACGACGTGAACGGCGGCAAGAAGGAAGAGTTTGTCGCGCGGCTGACCAAGGAGCTGGACACGCGGCTCGCACCGCTGGGCGTGTCGATCAAGCAGTTCGGCATCGTCGGCTCGCTGCGCCCGCCGCGTGCGCTGCTCGATGCAGTGAGCGCCAAGACCAAGGCCATCCAAGACGCGATCCGCACTGAAAATGAAGTGCGCTCCGCCCAGGCCGAGGCGAAGAAGAAAGTGGCGATTGCCGAAGGCGAAGCCGCTGCCAACCATGCGCTCGCCTCGTCGCTGGATGACCGGCTGCTCGCCTGGGAACGCTTGAAGCTCGAACGTGCCGCCATCGAGAAATGGAACGGCGTGACGCCGAGCGTGATGGCGGGCGGCAACGGCGGCGGCATGTTGTTCAACATCCCGGCGGGGGCGCAGAGCAAGTAA
- the dapF gene encoding diaminopimelate epimerase — protein MKLHFTKMHGAGNDFVVLDGIQTPIDFTPEQWAAIADRHFGVGADQLLLVERSTRPDVDFRYRIFNHDGGEVEHCGNGARCFVKFVTDRGLTDKRTVRVEVMNGIATLTMQDDGQVTVDMGAPVFEAARLPFLPEGLPTRVEGDDTQHALQINGRTEWLSTVSMGNPHAVQIVDDTEAFPVLEDGPLIESHAVFPRRVNAGFMQIVDRHSVRLRVYERGAGETLACGTGACAAVVAGIRRGVLDSPVKVTTHGGDLTIAWAGGGQPVMMTGPATTVFEGTLDLDALKLTVAH, from the coding sequence ATGAAACTGCACTTCACCAAGATGCACGGCGCGGGCAACGACTTTGTCGTGCTCGACGGCATCCAGACCCCGATCGACTTCACGCCCGAGCAATGGGCTGCCATTGCCGACCGCCATTTCGGCGTGGGGGCGGACCAGCTCCTGCTGGTCGAGCGTTCAACGCGGCCCGACGTCGATTTCCGCTACCGCATCTTCAACCACGACGGTGGCGAGGTGGAGCACTGCGGCAACGGCGCGCGCTGCTTCGTCAAGTTCGTCACCGACCGCGGCCTGACGGACAAGCGCACCGTGCGTGTGGAAGTCATGAACGGCATCGCCACGCTGACGATGCAGGACGACGGCCAGGTCACGGTCGACATGGGCGCACCGGTGTTCGAGGCGGCGCGCCTGCCGTTCCTGCCCGAAGGCCTGCCCACCCGCGTCGAGGGCGACGACACGCAGCACGCGCTGCAGATCAACGGCCGGACCGAATGGCTGTCGACCGTGTCGATGGGCAATCCGCACGCCGTGCAGATTGTCGACGATACGGAAGCCTTCCCCGTGCTGGAAGATGGCCCGCTGATCGAATCGCATGCCGTGTTTCCGCGTCGTGTGAATGCGGGCTTCATGCAGATCGTCGATCGCCATTCCGTGCGCCTGCGCGTGTACGAGCGCGGCGCGGGGGAGACGCTCGCCTGCGGCACCGGCGCCTGCGCAGCAGTGGTGGCCGGCATCCGCCGTGGCGTGCTCGATTCGCCCGTCAAGGTAACCACGCATGGCGGCGACCTGACCATCGCGTGGGCGGGCGGCGGCCAGCCGGTCATGATGACGGGCCCCGCCACGACCGTGTTTGAAGGCACGCTGGATCTGGATGCGCTCAAGCTGACCGTTGCCCACTAG
- a CDS encoding polyphosphate kinase 2 family protein codes for MASNGKNPIDDWYFDGSSKFKIAKFDPAAKPCTTGSKAGDLARLAELSARIEALQDIFYAEHRRKLLVVLQGMDTAGKDGTVRTVFRALDPLGLRVVGFKVPTPLELAHDFLWRIHAEVPAAGEIVIFNRSHYEDVLVTRVHGDIDAAECKRRYAHINAFEQMLTETGTTIVKCFLHISKEEQRDRLQMRIDDPQKHWKLGMADIEERKFWEDYMAAYEDAINATATPHAPWHIIPANSKSHRSLMVAEILLQVMERLQPEYPVGNPAFLGLKIE; via the coding sequence GTGGCATCCAACGGCAAGAACCCCATCGACGACTGGTATTTCGACGGCAGCAGCAAGTTCAAGATTGCCAAGTTCGATCCTGCCGCCAAACCGTGCACCACGGGCAGCAAGGCGGGTGACCTGGCGCGGCTGGCCGAACTGTCTGCGCGCATTGAGGCGCTGCAGGACATCTTCTATGCCGAGCACCGCCGCAAGCTGCTGGTCGTGCTGCAGGGCATGGATACGGCGGGCAAGGATGGCACGGTACGCACCGTGTTCCGCGCGCTCGACCCGCTCGGCCTGCGCGTGGTGGGCTTCAAGGTGCCCACGCCGCTGGAGTTGGCGCATGACTTCCTGTGGCGGATCCATGCGGAGGTGCCGGCCGCAGGCGAGATCGTCATCTTCAATCGCAGCCACTACGAAGATGTGCTCGTTACCCGCGTGCATGGAGACATCGACGCCGCCGAGTGCAAGCGCCGTTACGCTCACATCAATGCTTTCGAGCAGATGCTGACCGAGACCGGTACCACCATCGTCAAGTGCTTTTTGCATATCTCCAAGGAGGAGCAGCGCGATCGGCTGCAGATGCGCATCGACGATCCGCAGAAGCACTGGAAGCTTGGGATGGCGGACATTGAAGAACGCAAGTTCTGGGAAGACTACATGGCTGCCTACGAAGACGCGATCAATGCCACAGCCACCCCGCACGCGCCGTGGCACATCATTCCGGCGAACTCCAAGTCGCATCGCAGCCTGATGGTGGCGGAGATTCTGCTGCAGGTGATGGAGCGGTTGCAGCCGGAATATCCGGTGGGGAATCCGGCGTTCTTGGGGTTGAAGATCGAATAG
- a CDS encoding YdcF family protein: MSLTILCVLVIVAAVCAARGRRRAARGLAVFCGVLVIAIGCGPVPAWLLDSLEKPFENEPHIQWGTRNAIVLLGAGTFRVGDSVEPGLFSYPRLVETTQLYQACRKSDGDCKVLVSGGDARHHGSPEATVYQRELVRLGVAKDDVLIEPQSMNTWQNAQFSRTVLAQYAPDRTVLVSSAIHLRRSLLYFTHFGMAPIPVRADDLQAAASPLPMAYNFALTDFALHEWIGIARYHMYNALGWNPARINPGDA; the protein is encoded by the coding sequence GTGAGCCTGACCATCCTGTGTGTGCTGGTGATCGTGGCAGCGGTGTGTGCAGCGCGCGGCCGACGTCGGGCTGCGCGCGGGCTGGCGGTGTTCTGTGGTGTGCTGGTGATCGCGATCGGCTGCGGGCCGGTGCCGGCCTGGCTGCTCGATTCGCTCGAAAAACCGTTCGAGAACGAGCCGCACATCCAATGGGGCACGCGCAACGCCATCGTGCTGCTGGGCGCGGGCACGTTCCGCGTGGGCGACTCGGTCGAGCCGGGGCTGTTCTCGTATCCGCGGCTGGTGGAAACCACACAGCTGTACCAGGCGTGCCGCAAGTCGGATGGCGATTGCAAGGTCCTCGTCAGCGGCGGCGATGCACGTCACCATGGCTCGCCGGAAGCCACCGTGTATCAGCGCGAGCTTGTCAGGCTGGGCGTCGCCAAGGACGACGTGCTCATAGAGCCCCAGAGCATGAACACGTGGCAGAACGCGCAATTCTCGCGCACGGTGTTGGCGCAATACGCGCCGGACCGCACGGTGCTCGTGTCGTCCGCCATCCACCTGCGGCGCAGCCTGCTGTATTTCACGCACTTCGGCATGGCGCCGATTCCGGTGCGCGCCGACGATCTGCAGGCCGCGGCGTCGCCCTTGCCGATGGCATACAACTTTGCGCTGACCGATTTCGCACTGCACGAGTGGATCGGCATCGCGCGCTATCACATGTACAACGCGCTGGGCTGGAACCCCGCGCGCATCAACCCCGGTGACGCCTGA
- a CDS encoding M48 family metallopeptidase, which yields MPRVTRSLLTTFGLALSAWATAMDGPLPVPADGVKLEAPTTTSPNIRLVIPAEEIDKRALAEYQGIIDNAAHEGALAPDNVPDLIRIRGIVKRLTPQAPRWNPDATHWQWDVNLIGSSQVNAFCMPGGKIAVFSGLLEQFKLTDDELAMALGHEIAHALREHARARAGQREITNLGANVISQLFGFGNRGDTDLGEGAKMHLLAFSRAEETEADLVGMDIASRAGYDPRAALTLWQKMGSIGGTEQKQFLSTHPSGRTRMAVLSRHLPETLTLFADARHMTMAKLPEYRSNMQYLGAAPVDNGDEAPMRPMVRR from the coding sequence ATGCCCCGCGTCACACGCTCCCTGCTGACCACTTTCGGCCTCGCGCTATCTGCGTGGGCAACCGCCATGGACGGCCCGCTGCCCGTCCCCGCCGACGGCGTGAAGCTGGAAGCGCCCACCACCACATCGCCCAACATCCGGCTCGTCATTCCGGCCGAGGAAATCGATAAGCGCGCGCTGGCCGAATATCAGGGGATCATCGACAACGCGGCCCACGAAGGCGCGCTGGCGCCGGACAACGTGCCGGATCTGATCCGCATCCGCGGCATCGTCAAACGGCTCACACCTCAGGCACCGCGCTGGAACCCCGACGCCACGCACTGGCAGTGGGACGTCAACTTGATCGGCTCGTCGCAGGTGAACGCGTTCTGCATGCCCGGCGGCAAAATCGCCGTGTTCTCGGGCCTGCTCGAACAGTTCAAGCTGACGGACGACGAACTCGCCATGGCGCTCGGCCACGAGATCGCCCACGCGTTGCGCGAACACGCCCGCGCCCGCGCCGGCCAGCGTGAAATCACCAACCTGGGCGCCAACGTCATCTCGCAATTGTTCGGCTTCGGCAACCGGGGCGATACGGACCTCGGCGAAGGCGCCAAGATGCACCTGCTGGCGTTCTCGCGTGCGGAGGAAACCGAGGCCGACCTGGTCGGCATGGACATCGCCTCCCGCGCCGGCTACGACCCGCGCGCCGCCCTCACGCTGTGGCAGAAAATGGGTTCGATCGGCGGGACGGAGCAAAAGCAGTTTCTGTCGACACACCCATCGGGGCGCACCCGGATGGCGGTGCTGTCACGCCATTTGCCAGAAACGCTCACGCTGTTTGCCGATGCCCGCCATATGACGATGGCGAAACTGCCCGAATATCGGTCGAACATGCAATATCTGGGGGCTGCGCCTGTTGATAATGGCGACGAAGCGCCGATGCGGCCGATGGTGCGGCGGTAG
- a CDS encoding MarR family winged helix-turn-helix transcriptional regulator — MGQGDSTSPQGAPMDNILAQWRRERPDIDPSPMAVCGDVWRAGERLRSGVVANVAGADLDMAGFDVLLTLRRNGRDQALSPSALAKDMMLSTSAMTNRLDRLEKRGLIARKTDPDDRRGLQIVLTDEGFALVDGLVASHVQTEERMLAALSPAERAMLRELLGKIGGVGG, encoded by the coding sequence ATGGGTCAAGGCGATTCCACATCCCCGCAAGGGGCACCGATGGACAACATCCTCGCGCAATGGCGGCGCGAGCGCCCCGACATCGACCCGAGCCCGATGGCAGTCTGCGGCGATGTCTGGCGCGCCGGCGAGCGGCTGCGCAGCGGCGTGGTCGCCAACGTGGCGGGAGCCGATCTCGACATGGCGGGCTTTGACGTGCTGCTGACGCTGCGTCGCAACGGCCGCGACCAGGCGCTGTCGCCTTCGGCGCTGGCCAAGGACATGATGCTGTCGACCTCCGCCATGACAAACCGGCTCGACCGGCTGGAAAAACGCGGCCTGATCGCCCGCAAGACCGATCCAGACGACCGGCGCGGGCTGCAGATCGTGCTGACCGACGAAGGCTTCGCGTTGGTCGACGGACTGGTCGCCTCGCATGTGCAGACAGAAGAACGGATGCTTGCGGCGCTGAGTCCGGCGGAGCGGGCGATGTTGCGCGAACTGCTGGGTAAGATCGGTGGCGTTGGCGGCTGA
- a CDS encoding DMT family transporter, whose amino-acid sequence MQFNRLALMLATAAAPVLWGTTYLVFTQTLPVGHPLLVGALRALPAGVLLMLLGPGLPPRSKLLPLLFLGLANIGVFFALLFLAAQRLPGGVAATIMSAQPLVVALLAWPLLARKPRPAQLAAALAGSTGVGLLILGPAARLDAIGVAAALAAAFSMAIGTVLIERWGRIGTPLALAAWQLALGGLVLLPVALCVEGLPPMLTARNAVGFAYLIVIGTALGYWLWVRGIGVLGADVTFLSLLSPLTATVLGALVLGEWFSPMQTGGAVLILGATVAGMALSRRARREPAVQRPGSSEQLQPH is encoded by the coding sequence ATGCAGTTCAACCGCCTGGCGCTCATGTTGGCTACCGCTGCGGCACCCGTTCTGTGGGGCACGACATATCTGGTGTTCACGCAAACGCTGCCCGTTGGTCACCCGTTGCTGGTCGGCGCGCTGCGTGCGCTCCCGGCAGGGGTGCTGCTCATGCTTCTCGGCCCGGGCCTGCCGCCGCGTAGCAAGTTGCTTCCCTTGCTGTTTCTCGGGCTGGCGAATATTGGCGTGTTCTTCGCGCTCTTGTTCTTGGCGGCGCAGCGCCTGCCAGGTGGCGTGGCAGCGACGATCATGTCGGCGCAACCGCTGGTGGTGGCGCTGCTGGCGTGGCCCCTGCTGGCCCGCAAGCCGCGTCCGGCGCAACTGGCGGCAGCGCTGGCAGGGTCGACGGGGGTGGGGCTGCTGATTCTCGGCCCAGCGGCCAGGCTCGATGCGATTGGTGTGGCGGCAGCCCTGGCCGCTGCGTTTTCGATGGCGATCGGCACCGTGCTCATTGAACGCTGGGGCCGAATCGGCACGCCGCTCGCGCTGGCTGCCTGGCAGCTCGCGCTGGGCGGGCTGGTGCTGCTGCCGGTGGCGCTGTGTGTGGAAGGTTTGCCGCCCATGCTCACAGCGCGCAACGCGGTGGGCTTCGCTTACCTTATCGTCATCGGCACGGCGTTGGGCTACTGGCTGTGGGTGCGCGGTATCGGCGTGCTTGGCGCAGATGTGACGTTTCTGTCTTTGCTCAGCCCGCTGACGGCGACCGTGCTCGGCGCGCTGGTCCTGGGCGAGTGGTTCAGCCCGATGCAGACGGGCGGCGCGGTGCTGATCCTGGGCGCAACGGTGGCGGGGATGGCGTTGTCGCGGCGGGCACGGCGAGAGCCCGCAGTGCAGCGTCCTGGCTCAAGCGAGCAGCTGCAGCCGCATTGA